CTGTTTTTGATTGAGTAAATAAACCTGAACAGCAATTAGGTCCTCATCATCTAAATCTGGTAAAGTTATCTTCTGCTCAGCTACAAAAGTCGTGTTGCGCAACCTTTCTACGCAATAGAATTCTCTTCCTGTCATTTCATCAATCTTTTTAAAAGTAAAATTATCTATCTTCATATTACTTGCCTAACCAACTATTGTTTCTGCCAAACCATTTTTCATTAAGCTTGCGCAATTGACCATTTTTTTGCAACTTAACCAGACCTTCATTAACCTTTTTGCGCAAAGTTTTGTCTCCCTTACGCATCCCCACAGCGAACAAGTCCATTGGCACGCGATCATTCTGAATTACCTTGTATTCGCTACTTTTAGCCATGTGAGCAATATAATAGTCGGCATAAACTTCATCTAATAGAATTCCTTGAATTCGTCCTGCATTCAGATCCAAGAACGAATTAGAAATCGTATCATATAAAACTGTTTTCTTAGCATGCAGCACATCTTGTTTAGTTTCATACCACTGCTCTGCTGTTGAACCAGTTTGCATTCCTAATTCATAATTCTTCATTTGTTTAAATGAACTAATGTCACTATCTTTTTTCACAACTAAAACCTGGCGATTACGTAAATATGGCTTGCTAAAAGCCACTTTCTTTTTACGTTCTGGCGTAATGCTATAACCATTCCAGAGTAAGTCGATCGTACCGTTACGCAGCTCTGTAACGTTCATTGACCAATCAATCGTTTGAAAAGAAACCTTAATGCCATATTGTTTAAAGACTGCCTTAGCTAAGTCGATGTCATAACCCGTCAATTGGCCGTTTTTCTTTTCAAAGCCCATTGGTACAAAACTATCGTCTAAGCCAACTACCACTTGCTTTTTGCTGGCAATCCTATTCCATGTATCTTGAGTATTAGCTTCTTTTTGTACGCTTTCGCAACCAGTTAAACATAATGTTAAGGCCAAGACGATACCTAAAATCCATTTTTTCATTGCCTAATCCTCGCTTAACGGTCGAACCTTGAGCATCTGATCCGCCACATTCTCTGCAAAATTCAAGTCGTGGGTGATAATCAGCTGGGTTAAACCCGATTTTTTTAAGCTTAAAATCATTTTCTCAACTTCTTTACGTAAATTAGGATCTAGCGCGCTAGTTGGCTCATCATAACAAAGAATCCGCGGCTTCATAGCCAAAGCTCTAGCGATAGCTACTCGCTGTTTCTGCCCACCTGATAACTCATAAGGATACTGCTGTTCACGCCCACTCATTTGTAGACGTTTTAACAATAATCGTGCATCCTGCTCTGCTTCAGTTTTACTCTTTTTTAAAACCAAAGTAGGTGCCAAAGTGATATTTTGTAAAACGTTCAAATTAGGAAAAAGATTATAATCTTGGAAAACAACGCCAACCTTGCCTGAATCATAAGGTTTACCGTCAATCAAAATTTCACCGGCATCTTTTGTTTCCAAACCGGCAATAATTCTTAGTAAGGTGGTTTTCCCCGCTCCAGATGGGCCTACAATTGTCATAATTTCTCCATCTTTCAAGGTAAAGGAGATGTCACGCAAAATTTGGTGACCGTTAAATTCTTTGCTCAAATTTTTCACTTCTAACATATTCTCACCTCAACTACTTGTAATAAGAAAAGTGGTTTTCCAGCTTTTTCAAAACAAAAGCACAAATACCGATCAACAGTAGATAAATTACACCTACTAAAACTAACGGTACCAGTGTTACATCTCTAGCCATTGCTACATTGCCTGCCCTAAGCAAATCACCTAAGCCAATGACATAAACTAATGATGAATCCTTAACTAAGTTAATTACTTCATTTCCAATTGAAGGCAAAACAATTTTTATTACCTGGGGAATAATGATCTTGGTCATCGTTTGCCAGCGATTCAAGCGCAAAACTTTCGCTGCTTCAAACTGTCCTTCATCAATCGATTGAAAGCCGCCACGAAAAATTTCCGCAAAATAAGCCGCATAATTCAAAATAAAAGCAAACAAGGCTGCTTGATAGCGGGGAAAGACGATATGAATAATTGGTAAGCCATAAAAGACAAAGATCAATTGCAATAATAAGGGCGTGCCCCGCATAATCCAAACATAAAAGTTAACCAACCAGCGTAATGGTTTAAACTTACTTTTTTCACCTAATGAGACCAAAATTCCTAATGGCGTTGCTAAAATTAAGGTCCAGAAAAAAATACTTAACGTCATGCCTGCTCCTGACAAAAGAGCGGGTAAAATTTCTGCAATATATTTTAATGACATACTCTCACCTTCATTTTTCTTTCCTAATAAAAAAGCCCTCTTAGGATTAACCTAAGAGGACGACTGCTCGTGATTCCACCTCATGTTCGCACCTGCTCACGCAGAAATGCCTCACTAGGTTGATTATTTTAAAAGAAAAACCCTCATAGCCAAACGGCTACGAGGGCGAATGTAATCGCGGTTCCACCTCATGTTTACAAATTGCTCACGCAACTTGCCTCAATAAGTTCAATAATCAACCTTTAGCTATAACGGGCTATCCCGGATTTTCCTACTTTTGTTCAGAAGACCAACTCACAGATGTGATTCATACTAGCAAATATCTTATTTCCACCAGCAAAGACTCTCTATTACTTTGACTAGTATTACTATTTCTGTTCTAAGTTGTTTTTAATGTTGAATAAATCTTAAATGATCTAGCAACTTTTGTCAATTATTTTTCTTCATAAGTATCTGGATCAACATCAAGCAATGGACTCTTTTCTCCAGTATAAATAATATCTAGCTTATACATTGCACGAGAGGTAATAGTATAAACAAGTTGAGTTTCATCCAATTTATGGTAAGCAGCTTTAGAGGCATCCCACATGACTACCGCATCAAATTCTAGTCCCTTAGCCAAGTAAGAAGGCACAACTAGAGTACCATCAACTAGTCGCTGATTAGCAGTCGCAATTAAGGTCGTGTTTTCACCTTTTTTAGCT
This is a stretch of genomic DNA from Lactobacillus crispatus. It encodes these proteins:
- a CDS encoding amino acid ABC transporter ATP-binding protein, which translates into the protein MLEVKNLSKEFNGHQILRDISFTLKDGEIMTIVGPSGAGKTTLLRIIAGLETKDAGEILIDGKPYDSGKVGVVFQDYNLFPNLNVLQNITLAPTLVLKKSKTEAEQDARLLLKRLQMSGREQQYPYELSGGQKQRVAIARALAMKPRILCYDEPTSALDPNLRKEVEKMILSLKKSGLTQLIITHDLNFAENVADQMLKVRPLSED
- a CDS encoding amino acid ABC transporter substrate-binding protein, whose protein sequence is MKKWILGIVLALTLCLTGCESVQKEANTQDTWNRIASKKQVVVGLDDSFVPMGFEKKNGQLTGYDIDLAKAVFKQYGIKVSFQTIDWSMNVTELRNGTIDLLWNGYSITPERKKKVAFSKPYLRNRQVLVVKKDSDISSFKQMKNYELGMQTGSTAEQWYETKQDVLHAKKTVLYDTISNSFLDLNAGRIQGILLDEVYADYYIAHMAKSSEYKVIQNDRVPMDLFAVGMRKGDKTLRKKVNEGLVKLQKNGQLRKLNEKWFGRNNSWLGK
- a CDS encoding amino acid ABC transporter permease, whose translation is MSLKYIAEILPALLSGAGMTLSIFFWTLILATPLGILVSLGEKSKFKPLRWLVNFYVWIMRGTPLLLQLIFVFYGLPIIHIVFPRYQAALFAFILNYAAYFAEIFRGGFQSIDEGQFEAAKVLRLNRWQTMTKIIIPQVIKIVLPSIGNEVINLVKDSSLVYVIGLGDLLRAGNVAMARDVTLVPLVLVGVIYLLLIGICAFVLKKLENHFSYYK